Part of the Atribacterota bacterium genome, AGAAGCTGCTCTGGATTTTTCGAGGGAGGGTATAAGTCATGTTCGCTAAGCGAAATGGAATGGTGCTTGGTTTGACGCTCTTTGTAGTTCTGGTGATGCTTTTTGTGATTTCCATCGTTGTTGATTTTGGTTTAGAAGGAGCCGATGATCGGGCTTCTTCGGCTGTTGGGGAACTCAACCCAGAGTACCGCCCCTGGGTTCAAAATTTTTTTGAACCCAGCGAAAGAGGAGAGAAAGCCCTGTTTGTCCTCCAAATTTTGATTGGTATAGGACTGGGTGGCTATAGCTTGTGGCGGCTCAAGAGGGGTAAAAGTGCTCATTGACCGTCTGGCATACCAGAGTTCTTGGCGTTTCATCCATCCAGGGGAGAAACTGTTGCTCTTTCTTTTGTTTTCTTTATGGGGGTTTCTTCCTTTTCCTTGGATTCACCTTAGTCTTACCTTGGTGGTTTTCTCGCTTTTTTTCTGGAGTGGGGTTTCCTGGCGACTTTTGGGGAAACTTCTGCTCATACCACTTTTTTTCATCCTACCAGGTGTTTTGGTGGTGATGTTCTCTTCCCGAGGGGGTATGGACATGGGAGTCCGGCTCGCTCTACGTTCCTTTCTTATTTGGTGTTCTTTTTTACTGTTTGCTTC contains:
- a CDS encoding energy-coupling factor ABC transporter substrate-binding protein; this translates as MFAKRNGMVLGLTLFVVLVMLFVISIVVDFGLEGADDRASSAVGELNPEYRPWVQNFFEPSERGEKALFVLQILIGIGLGGYSLWRLKRGKSAH